In Methylobacterium sp. WL1, the sequence GGGCTGGAACTGCACCATCACCGCGCGGACGATCTGCCGCCCTACGTGGTGATCTTCATCGTCGCCCACATCGTCGGCTACCTGATCCTGGAGACCGAGACCGCCTACGATGTCCCGTTGTGGGTCGAGATGGGCGTCTGGCCGGTCTTCACGCTCCTGTTCGCCCTCGCGTTGCTCCAGCCGGTCAAGGGTGCCGTCGTCGGGTTGCAATACGCCCTTGGCATGCACGGCTTCGCCACGTTACCGCGGGGCCGCCCCGTTTCGGGGTTGAAGGAGACACGCCTTGCCGCAGCCGGAGCCGCAGCAGGAATCCGAGATCGCGACCAGCCCTGAGCGGACGCCGTCCCCGGCGCGCCTGCGCCCGCGGGACGCCGCCACCCTGATCGTGCTGGACCGGCGCGGGAAGGGCGGCCCGAAGGTCCTGATGGGCCGCCGCAACCCGCGCCTCGCCTTCATGCCCGGGCAGTTCGTGTTCCCCGGGGGCCGTATCGAACTCGGCGACCGCCACATGCCGGTGGCCGGCGCACTGCCCGACTACGCCGAGGCCGCGCTGACCCGTCAGGTCTCCCGGCCGCCGCACCATCTCGGCCGGGCGCTGGCGCTGGCCGCCATCCGGGAGACCTACGAGGAGACCGGCCTGCTGCTCGGCACGAACGAGCACGGCGCCCCCGAGACCGCCCCCGCGGGCTGGGAGGCCTTCGCCCGGCACGGGATCCTGCCGGACCTGGAGGCGCTGCACCTCGTGGCCCGGGCGATCACCCCGCCCAAGCGCGTCCGCCGGTTCGACACGCGGTTCTTCGCCGTCGATCGCCGCATGGTCGTGGCCGAGGAGGCCGGCCGGGTGAGCCCCGAGGCCGAGTTCACCGAGCTCGCCTGGGTCCGCCTGGACGCGGCGCGCAAGCTCGACCTGCCGTTCATCACCCGCGCCATCCTGGACGATCTGGAGGCGCAGATCGCAGCCGATTTCGCGCCGCACCGGATGATCCCCTTCCACTACGAGCGCTACGGGCGCCGGGAACGAGTCGCGTTGTGAATGTTTCGGACAGGCCGGACCGGATCGTCGCGGGACGCGGGATCGGACCGGACACCGTGGCGGCGATCACCGCCGCCATCGCCTGCGTCACCGTGGTCGGCATCGGCCTCAGCCTGTCGATCCCGCTCCTGTCGATCGAGCTGGAGCGGCGCGGCGCGTCGAGCACGCTGATCGGGCTCAACACCGCGGTCGCCGGCATCGCCAGCATCTGCACGGTCCCGTTCGTCCCGCGACTGGCCGCGCGGATCGGCGTCGCGCCGCTCCTGTGTCTCGCCCTGGTCGTGGGGGCGGTGAGCCTCGCCGCCTTTCCGATGGTGCCGGGCATCGCCCTGTGGTTCCCGCTGCGCTTCGTGTTCTCGGCGACGCTCGGCGCACTGTTCGTGCTGTCCGAGTACTGGATCAACGCCGCCGCCCCGCCGGAGCGCCGGGGCCTGGTGATGGGCATCTACGCCACCGTGCTGGCAGCGGGCTTCGCGGTCGGGCCGGCGCTCCTGGTCCTCGTCGGGACCGAGGGCTTGCCCCCCTACCTGACCGGTGCCGCCCTGATGCTGGCCGGCGGCCTGCCGATCGTCCTCGCCCGAGGCCTTTCGCCGACCATCGAGCACGGTTCCGGCCGCAGCCTCCTCGCCTATCTGCGCTTCGCCCCCGGGGCGCTGCTCGCCGCCCTCGCGTACGGGGCGGTGGAGACCGGGATCTTCGCGATCCTGCCGCTCTACGGCCTGCGCCTGGGCTACGACGCACAGGGCGCGGCCGGCCTCGTCAGCCTGATCGCGCTCGGCAACGTGCTGTTCCAGATCCCGTTCGGCTGGCTTGCCGACCGCGTCGACCGGGGCGCGGTGCTCCTCGGCGCGGGCCTGGCCGGGGCGGCGGGCTCGGCCCTGATCCCGCTGGCCTCCGGGTCGCCGCTGGCGCTCGGCCTGGTCCTGTTCGCCTGGGGCGGCATCGCCGGGACGCTCTACACGGTCGGCCTGACCACGCTGGGCGACCGGGTCCCGGCCTCCGACCTCGCGGGCGCCAACGCGGCCTTCGTGGTGCTGTACAATGTCGGCCTGATGCTCGGGCCGCCGCTGATCGGCGGGGGGCTCGACCTCGTGCCGCCGCACGGCTTCGCGTGGGCGCTGCTGGCACTGTTCCTGGTCTTCTTGTCGAGCCTCGCCATGATGGAGCGATCCGCCGCGCGGTCTTGACCTGCGGGGTCCGATCGGGCATTGACCGGCCCGTATTCGGCCGGGCCTTCCCGGCCATTTGCGTTTCGCTCACGCGGAATGCCGCACCCTGCAGGAGCGCCGCGCCATGGCTAAGGCCGTCACCGTCAAGATCAAGCTCGTCTCCACCGCCGACACGGGCTATTTCTACGTCACCAAGAAGAACTCCCGCACGCAGACCGAGAAGCTGACGATGCGCAAGTACGATCCGGTCGCGCGCAAGCACGTCGACTTCAAGGAAACCAAGATCAAGTAAGCTCGCGGGACCCATCCCGGTCCAGCCGCGACCTCGAGGCCGCTCCGGAGACGGGGCGGCTTTTTTCGTGCCCTGCCGGGACAGGGTGACGAACGATCCTGCCCGGCGCCGCGGACGGGGCCGGGGCGACGCCCGACCATAGTCTCGCCGCGTTCCGGGCGCTGCCTGACCCGGCTCCGGGATCCGTCTCCCTCCGCACTGGCCGGACCGGCCAAGGGAGCGCGCACGGTGTTCAGAGTTCTGCTGACGATCCTGACGGTCCTGGCGGTGCTCACGGCCCGCCTCGTCCTCAAGCTGCCGCTGATTCCCTATCGGGCCGTCCGCGGGTTGGTGCGAGGCCTGTTCGCGCCGGCCTGAACGCGCACCCTCTCACGCATCCGTCACGGCGCTGGAAAAGCCGTACAGCTCCGGATCGAGCGTCCGCGCCAGGGTCCGGGCGATGGCGACCAGGGCTGTCACCATCGGGGTCGAGGGCTCGCGGCGCGGGGCGACGAGGCCGATCGTGTGCTCCAGGTCCGGGGCGGTGATCGGGATCGCCCGCACGCCCGCCATGGGCCCGAGGGCATCGACCAGGATCTCCGGCATGATCGAGGCCCAGCGCAGGGTGCGCACGTGGGTCATCAGCACGATCATCGAGTTCGATTCCAGCGTCGCGGCCGGATCGGCGCCGGCGTCCCGGATCTGCTGATCGATGATCCGGCGATTCTGCATGTTCGGGGTCAGCAGGCAGAGCGGCAGGCGGCCGGTCTCCGCCCAGGTGACGCTGGCGCGGCCGTCGAACGGGCCGCCGTCGGCCGTGACCAGGCGGTAGCGCTCCCGGTAGAGCGGCACCGACACGACCCGGCCGAGCGGCTCGTTGTCGAGGTAGGTCAGCCCGGCATCGGCCTCCAGGTTCTCGATCAGCGAGAAGATGTCGGCGGAGGCCGCGGATTCGACCGTGAGCCGGACGCCCGGGTGGCGCTCGCCATAGGGGGTGGTCAGGCTCACGATCATCGGCAGGGCTGTGGGGATCGCGGCGATGCGCAGGTGCCCGGTCAGGCCGCGGCGCAGGCCCGTGACCTCCTCGTGCATCGCCCGCGCGTCGGCCACGATGCGGCGTGCCCATTCGAGCACCCGCTCGCCCTCCGGGGTGAAGCCCTGGAAGCGCGAACCGCGCAGTACCAGCTGCACGCCGAAGCGGTTCTCCAGCTGCTTCACGCCGGCCGAGAGGGTCTGCTGCGTCACCCCGCAGGTCTCGGCCGCATGGCCGAAATGCTGCTCGCGGGCGAGCGCGAGCAGGAAGTCGAGCTTGTCGATCACGGAGGCATTCCGAGCGGCGCGCACCCCGCAGGTTGGGATGCCGAAACCTAGTGGCCCGCCCGTCCGGCCACAACCGGCGGCGGGCGCACGCTCAGCGGAACAGGATGAACGCCTTCGACAGGGTGATGCCGATCCCCCAGAGGATCGGGATGCCCACGACCGCCCAGGCCAGTGCCGCCGCGGCGCTGAACCCGCCCCGGCCGATGCCGAACGAGCCCGACGACCGGACGGCAGCGGCGGCGCCGCGGACGTCGAGGGCGGCGCGCTCGGAATCGGACATGAACCACCGCCCGGCGAGCGGCCGGATCAACAGGTTGCAGACGAACCCGGCGGCCAGGAACGCGGCCAGCACGTACATGGTCCGCCCATAGAGGTCCGCGCCCTGGACACCGGCGGCGGCCTGCGCCTCCCGGATCTTGGTGACCACGAACGGACCGACGATGCCGGCGGTCGACCACGCGGTGAGCAGGCGGCCGTGGATCGCGCCGACGAACTGCGTGCCGAACACGTCGGCGAGGTAAGCCGGGATCGTCGCGAAGCCGCCGCCATACATGGACAGGATCACGCAGAAGAACGCGACGAACAGAGCCTGCGAGCCGATCCCGGCGGCCCAGGGAGCGGCGGCGTAGAGCACGCCGCCCAGGGCGAAGAAGATCGCGTAGGTGAGCTTGCGGCCGATCCGGTCCGACATCGAGGCCCAGAAGAACCGGCCCAGGATGTTGAACAGCGACAGCAATCCGACGAAGCCGGCCGCGATCGCGGCGATCTGGGCCTTCTGGCCGGCGTCGAGCGCAGCGAAGCCGGTGCCGGGCAGCCCGATCAGGGAGCCGCCGAAGATCTCCTGGAGCATCGGCGAGGCGAGCGCCAGCACGCCGATCCCGGCCGAGACGTTGAGGCAGAGCACCAGCCAGATCATCCAGAACTGAAAGGTCTTGTGCGCGTCCCGCAGGTGGACGTGGCCCGAGGCGATCATCGCGTTCTTGGCGGCAGGCGGCGTCCACCCATCCGGCTGCCAGCCGGCCGGCGGGACCCGGTAGCCGAAGGCTCCGCCCAGCATGAACACGCAATAGCCCAGCCCCATCAGGGCGAGCGTCTGCCAGACGCCGACGGAATCGGGGCTGCGGAAGGTCTTGATCAGGCCGTCGGCCAGGGGAGAGCCGATCATCGCGCCGCCGCCGAAGCCCATGATGGCCATGCCGGTGGCCATGCCGCGCCGGTCCGGAAACCACTTGATCAGGGTCGAGACCGGGGAGATGTAGCCGAGGCCCAGCCCGATGCCGCCGATCAGGCCCATGCCGAGCCAGACCAGCCAGAGCTGGTGGAGGTAGACGCCCAGCGCGCCGATCAGGAAGCCGCCGCCCCAGCACAGGGCGGC encodes:
- a CDS encoding DUF983 domain-containing protein, whose translation is MATDAIPVRTRLIPAMARGFIGRCPHCGQGRIFGRFLKVRPECDACGLELHHHRADDLPPYVVIFIVAHIVGYLILETETAYDVPLWVEMGVWPVFTLLFALALLQPVKGAVVGLQYALGMHGFATLPRGRPVSGLKETRLAAAGAAAGIRDRDQP
- a CDS encoding NUDIX domain-containing protein; this translates as MPQPEPQQESEIATSPERTPSPARLRPRDAATLIVLDRRGKGGPKVLMGRRNPRLAFMPGQFVFPGGRIELGDRHMPVAGALPDYAEAALTRQVSRPPHHLGRALALAAIRETYEETGLLLGTNEHGAPETAPAGWEAFARHGILPDLEALHLVARAITPPKRVRRFDTRFFAVDRRMVVAEEAGRVSPEAEFTELAWVRLDAARKLDLPFITRAILDDLEAQIAADFAPHRMIPFHYERYGRRERVAL
- a CDS encoding MFS transporter, producing the protein MAAITAAIACVTVVGIGLSLSIPLLSIELERRGASSTLIGLNTAVAGIASICTVPFVPRLAARIGVAPLLCLALVVGAVSLAAFPMVPGIALWFPLRFVFSATLGALFVLSEYWINAAAPPERRGLVMGIYATVLAAGFAVGPALLVLVGTEGLPPYLTGAALMLAGGLPIVLARGLSPTIEHGSGRSLLAYLRFAPGALLAALAYGAVETGIFAILPLYGLRLGYDAQGAAGLVSLIALGNVLFQIPFGWLADRVDRGAVLLGAGLAGAAGSALIPLASGSPLALGLVLFAWGGIAGTLYTVGLTTLGDRVPASDLAGANAAFVVLYNVGLMLGPPLIGGGLDLVPPHGFAWALLALFLVFLSSLAMMERSAARS
- the rpmG gene encoding 50S ribosomal protein L33, yielding MAKAVTVKIKLVSTADTGYFYVTKKNSRTQTEKLTMRKYDPVARKHVDFKETKIK
- a CDS encoding LysR family transcriptional regulator, encoding MIDKLDFLLALAREQHFGHAAETCGVTQQTLSAGVKQLENRFGVQLVLRGSRFQGFTPEGERVLEWARRIVADARAMHEEVTGLRRGLTGHLRIAAIPTALPMIVSLTTPYGERHPGVRLTVESAASADIFSLIENLEADAGLTYLDNEPLGRVVSVPLYRERYRLVTADGGPFDGRASVTWAETGRLPLCLLTPNMQNRRIIDQQIRDAGADPAATLESNSMIVLMTHVRTLRWASIMPEILVDALGPMAGVRAIPITAPDLEHTIGLVAPRREPSTPMVTALVAIARTLARTLDPELYGFSSAVTDA
- a CDS encoding OFA family MFS transporter gives rise to the protein MRSDLAGAVAPGSDHGWLSRERIVAKPGFNRWLVPPAALAIHLCIGMAYGLSVFWLPLSRALSVGQPAPAACPDMGVMTALFTTTCDWRVSDLVTVFSIGIVMLGLSAALFGGWLERAGPRKAGIVAALCWGGGFLIGALGVYLHQLWLVWLGMGLIGGIGLGLGYISPVSTLIKWFPDRRGMATGMAIMGFGGGAMIGSPLADGLIKTFRSPDSVGVWQTLALMGLGYCVFMLGGAFGYRVPPAGWQPDGWTPPAAKNAMIASGHVHLRDAHKTFQFWMIWLVLCLNVSAGIGVLALASPMLQEIFGGSLIGLPGTGFAALDAGQKAQIAAIAAGFVGLLSLFNILGRFFWASMSDRIGRKLTYAIFFALGGVLYAAAPWAAGIGSQALFVAFFCVILSMYGGGFATIPAYLADVFGTQFVGAIHGRLLTAWSTAGIVGPFVVTKIREAQAAAGVQGADLYGRTMYVLAAFLAAGFVCNLLIRPLAGRWFMSDSERAALDVRGAAAAVRSSGSFGIGRGGFSAAAALAWAVVGIPILWGIGITLSKAFILFR